The genomic segment CCGACAGATTAGACACCAATTAAACTCCATTCAAATACCAAAGTTCAGGGCTTCAGCTCAACACactcacaggaaaacaaaacctgATACAACAGCAGAAATCgtaaatgtgtgcgtgtgtgtctgcagttgATGCCAACCTGAGGTGGTTGGTTGTTATGGATCCATCCTCTGTTGAACCGCTGCACGACGGTTCCAGGCTGGGAGGCATCGTCTTGTCATTACGGAAACCTTCAAACCTCTGTAAACAACATACGtgggcaaaaacaaacaaacaaaaaaagacccaCACAAACAATGATGGAAACGTGTATGGACAGACAGATGGAAAGAGATAAACAGAAGGAGTAAAATAACAAGTAGAGCAAGTAATGGCAGAAGATACACGAGATACAAGGAAGTAGACAGTCAGTGGAAGACGCTGAATATGTCCTATACACATCCAGcactcatcctggactgtgatACAGATTACAGCTCACATTACACATCAATCAAACTTTATCTTTctaaaaagacaaacaattCCTAATCATTAATATCAGTTTAACAGCATTTCACCTCTGAGATACATTTTAGGTCTAAGTTTGAACCAAATAAAATAAGGCAGATATTTAGAAAACAACAGGCCTCCTAATAAATACTAACAGCAGGTCTCTGAAGTCAGCTCCAGTTTTCTCCCACAAATATGAACATTACTAAACTACAGTATTGATCTTGTTTGTTTCCGGTCAAACAGACAGTAACCAAGCAGCAAGCAAGCACGTCCGGCTTGTAATCACACCCTAAGGGATGATCGAGGATAAAAGGGGGACCAGCTGATGAGCAACAACCAACGCGTGCACTCATTCCTTTCAAAACCACCTTCCAAACATCTCCAACAGCCAAAACTGAAacctgtggagaaaaaaaaaaagaaagaaaaaagaaaaactgaacaaaGTAACAGTCACATGATGGGTAATGAAAAGCTCCAGTGCTTGGCGCAGCAGTTTCCGAGTGCAGTATGTTGGGAAACCATCTGGCAAAGTTCAGCTGGTAGAAGCGAGACAGACTCACATGACATTACATGAAGTTACATAAATGCAgcagagaacacacacacacacattcctacaTACAGTCCCATGAAATAAACAACATGTATAGCCAAGAATAAGAGTAAAAACAATGACCATGCAACCAGCCAGGACCCTTCCCTTCCACCTATTCCTAAAAGCATGTGGCTGGAATGCATAGAGATCTGAATGCAGCCAATAAGAGCATACTGAATCTGAAAACACTTCACAACCTGCAAATAAAGCTACATTTGAGTTGTTAAATTTATGTTTTTCAGGAGATAGCATTTTAAATTAGGTTAATAAATCTATATATCTAAATTACTGCACTATAATTGGCTGACAAGTGAGAAATGCATAGCCAATTTAgttaaacttttgttttgtaCATTCATTCAGTGTTGGATGTATCACCTTACAATATGACACCAATAACTTTTACATTGTAACAAGTAACAAGTTCACCCAACCGGGTGGTAATATAGTTGAGGAGGTGCTGGAAATATCATGAAGTAAACTCAATATACTAAGAAGACTTCACACGCTCAGGATGAATAATCAACATGCACAAACTAAATGAAAACCGTTTATTGCTTCTGGTAAAGCAAACAAACTCAAACGAGTAACTAATGCATACATGATGCTTTAATGTAATAGATTACTTTTAAAACAACttgatattttaaaattaaaagcatATTACACAACACGGAGTACAAACAAATAAAGCCAAGAAGTGTACGAAACCGCAGTTCCTCTCGTGGCCACTTGAGGTTGGCTCAAAAAAGGAATGAGACCCCAAAGACTCCCATGCTAAAATGCTCCACTTTGCAGCAGCAAACTTACATACctggtattaaaaaaaatgatagttTACCCTCAGATCAACTCCGAGTGAGGGTATTTTCTTTTACTCATCCAACTGGGTAACTCAGTTAGAGGTAGGGTCACGATCACCGGCAGGCGCCCTGACACAAGCACACACTgataagtgtgtttgtgtgttgcacTTGCTAAGCTCACTAGGATAAGCTGATAAATTAGCACTGCACCCTTTTAGCCACACAAATCATTTCATTTCCAAAGGTGGCATGCATCATAGATAGCTTACTTATACAAGTATGGGTATAAAATACGCCATCTTTAACAGTTTCATTAGCAGGTTTGGAAATCTGAGGATTGTGGACATCCTTAAATAAATGATCATCAGAGTAATTCCCTCCATTTCAAAGCTTTAAATAAAGTCAAGATGTAAGCCTGGACGACTGGATAACTTCAACACCGCCTGTCTCTGACTCACTTATCCCAGCACATCACTCCTGGGTTGGGCTCAATGAGGACAGGCTGGCAAAAAtataattcatttttaatttgacCTGAGCTGGCTCCATCAGTGGAAGATTGCTCATAAAGACGAGACTGCAAAAATTAGTGACTCGCAATTCACAGACTAGTCCACTTGAAATATCAGCATAGCGGCTTCACTGGAATTGGTTGTGATCTGCAATTGACCCCATATTGTAATCTCTGTAGCTAATAAGAAACATAACCCTTGAAATCATGCATCAAACAAAGGTTAAGAATGGGGAAAAGCGCACATATTGCATGCTTTAGACGCAGGTTTAATGATGAGACAGCTCTTAGGAAAAAGCTCCTGAGGTGATGGGTGATGTTGAGCGTTGCGGAGCCGTCTTTTTTTGGAACATTCAGCGTAGGTCATGCTTAAACCTCTAATCTTTTCCTCACCTAAAACTCACAATAAGAAAATGTGGTGGAGGTAGGTTCTGAAGGGGGACAGATTGATGAACAATGTGAAGATGACTGTGGttgaaatattaatttattttcacaaagGGCACGATAATATGATGTGTGAATTCATTTCTGCCAGGAGGGAGGCAAATCCATGTCTGCAGGCTAGGCGGAGATACTCCCTGTTGTGAAACTTTAATTATAGCAATCAAGTCTAGCTGGACAGTTTGCAGGGTCACATGATCACGACTGTCCATCAACACACTGCAGCAAGGTGGAAAAATGGGGTTGCGCGTGTCTAGCTTACTTTAACAGAACAAAGCTTAAGAATACCAACAACATGTGCTGGAAGCCGAGGTCACGCCCAGTCTAGAACCCACTGACAatttaattataattaaaaatacTAATTCCTAAAAAAAACGTGCACTTTCTCTGACTCTGTTCGTCTCGTATGAGGCAGAGAGGACAGCGAGATATATATTCTCTAAGACTGTGTTTTAACTGCCTGAGCTGATGTTCACAAAATGGTATTTACTGAGAGGAACCAGCATTTACTGTATGCCTGCCATGCATTTCCAGAGACGGGCAAAGAGGGAAAGAGTCAAAAACCTGTTTATTCATATAAATCCTCACATTAACAAACCTGACGCTACAGTCTGGGGCCTGTCGAATCTAAGATGACCCCAACTTGACCCTGAAAAATACTGTTAATATGTTATTTTAAgctttaaaagaataaaacaattATTAAGTTAGATAAGTATTTATATTAGCCTACACTTCCTgctaattattaaaaaaagaagataaaaaaggaGTAAAGAACCAGACCCTGTTCACCTGGTTATATTCAGTCATTACAGTATGCTAAATTATTCACGAGATTAACTGTGCTCTCCTGTTAGTATAACCTACGCTAGAGACGCTTCTTGCATGGAAGTGTTTTTACATGCAGCAGTTATGCAAGCTGCATAACTGACTTGCATAACTGGACAATAGTTATGCAAGgaaatgtttgatttcagaGTACCGCACCTTAAAAAAGGGAAGAACTCAGAGTGCATGTGAGCTAAGGCGAGTGGCAAAGATGCTGGGAGATTGTTACTTAAGTGGTTAAAAGTCATTTTtagtggaattttttttttaattaacactTGTAGAAGCATGAATAAAAACAGCTACTACTTTTGCTTGGAACGGTTGACTGAATTGTTATTAGGTAAATCTGAGCAGATTTATCTCACAGCGTGTTCTCTTAAAGGCGGCAGCGTTGACCTTGACCCCCTTCtaccatgtgtttgtgtgtatgtgtgtgtgtagggcgTGATTCGTCTCTATACAGGATATCCTTTCGCCCTTCGCCAGTAGGCTTTCTATTGTTAAAAGACAGGCATGCTGGTTGTGCTGGGATCCCTGTGCTCTCTGTAAACTGGCTCCGACAGCAAAAACACTAAAATTAAAACCACTACTGGCGGATCATTTTTATCTTTCACCCTAAGCCAGATTGACCTCTGCCTTCACAAATGTCCCTCATCTTAAGATATTTTGGTGATTTCTCCAAACCCTTCGGTCATTAGAGAGCCTAACATTTTTCTAAAGCACAGatctaatatttatatttagtcTGTATATCTACAGATTAAACCCAAGATTTCAGCCACATTCAGAGCAGTATTGTATGCTGGGAGTGAGCGTGATACTTACCCTCACCTGTGCGTGTGCCCAGCGCACAACCAACTTCTTGGACAAAGCTAGCTTCCCATTTAAACACTGGATAGCCCTCTCAGCCTCCTGCATGTagtcacagaaacacacacagagagaaaacaaggaagaggaaaagagagaaagacagaggggCGGCTTTTAAGTCGTGATTAAAAATCAGCTTCGATGATTGCATCCGAGTGATTAAATCATTAGTCCTCATAACAGCAGAAGGCCATAACTgaggtgtctgagtgtgtgtctgcgtgtatGAGAGGCAGTGTGAATAAATACAGTTTTGTCTAATCAAATGTGCAAGTGGCTTTGCTGCTAAATTATATTAAT from the Oreochromis niloticus isolate F11D_XX linkage group LG7, O_niloticus_UMD_NMBU, whole genome shotgun sequence genome contains:
- the rbm18 gene encoding putative RNA-binding protein 18 isoform X4, translated to MSSAAETVENASIISESTAHDGNRLWIGNIDPKITEYHLVKLLEKFGKVKQFDFLFHKSGPLEGQPRGYCFVNFSTREEAERAIQCLNGKLALSKKLVVRWAHAQVSVLAVGDVWKVVLKGMSARVGCCSSAGPPFILDHPLGGLKVSVMTRRCLPAWNRRAAVQQRMDP
- the rbm18 gene encoding putative RNA-binding protein 18 isoform X3, which encodes MSSAAETVENASIISESTAHDGNRLWIGNIDPKITEYHLVKLLEKFGKVKQFDFLFHKSGPLEGQPRGYCFVNFSTREEAERAIQCLNGKLALSKKLVVRWAHAQVRVSVLAVGDVWKVVLKGMSARVGCCSSAGPPFILDHPLGGLKVSVMTRRCLPAWNRRAAVQQRMDP